GACCCCAAAAAATACGCGCCGTTCGAAGTCGGCCTGCCGGTCGAAAAAATCATGAGCACGTTCCCGGCCATCGACACGGCCGTCGACAACATCAAAATTTGCGAAGGCATGGAACACATTGCCGGCGTGCTGGATCGGGCCACGCTGGTCCGCTCCGCCGTGCTGCCCGACTTGGGCCACATTTTGCATTCGCGTCATCAGTTTCATTGGCACACCGGTTACGTGCCGCCGCAAACGGTGGCCTCACCGCACATCGGCGCGTGGATTGCCAAAGTGCTGGGGCCCAAAAATCCTGCGGTGCCGGCGTTCATCGACATCGGCCAGCGGCTGGAAGGCATTGGCGAAAAAGAAGAGTTGAAAGCCTTCCACACGGCCGGCTTTTTGGGAACCGAGTTCGGCCCCTTCGCCTTGCCCTTTCCCGATCAAGCGGCCGATTCCGTCCGTCCCCCCAAGGGCATGACGCCGGAGCGCTTTCAAGCCCGCTATGCGAAATATCAAGAACTCGTCCAGCAAAGTCCGCTGGGCGAATTCGGCAGCGCGTATCAGCAGGAATCGATGCTGCGGTCGATGGAAAACGCCCACCGCCTGCTCAGCTCGTCCGACGCCAAAGCGTTCGATTTAACGCTGGAGCCGAAGGAGAGCTTCGATAAATACAACACCAGCCGTTTCGGCTTGGGTTGCCTGCTCGCGCGGCGGTTGACGGAAGCCGGGGCGCGGTTCATCGAAGTTACGACCGAATACGTGCCGTTCAAAAATTGGGATACCCACGAAAACGGCCACGCCACCACCGAGCAAATGAAAAAAGACGTCGACCGGCCGATCGCACAGTTGATTTTAGATTTAGAGCAGCGCGGCCTGCTGGACCGCACGCTGGTCGTTATGGCCAGCGAGTTCAGCCGCGACATGATGATTGAAGGCGTGCCCGGCAGCACCGCGCGCGACCAATCGCGGGCCAAAACCGACTTCCTGAAGATGCCCATTCATTATGGATTGCACCGGCACTTCACGGGCTCATCGAGCGTGGTGATGTGGGGCGGCGGCATGAAGCGCGGATTTTTGTATGGCGAAACCGCCGAAGAGCGCCCCTGCCTTGTGACCGACAAAGCGAAGGAAGTTTCGGTCAGCGACCTGCATGCCACTCTGCTCACCGCGATGGGCATTTCCCCCCGCACGGCTTTCGAAATCGAAAAACGCCCGTTCTACGTGACCAAAGACGGCAAAGGCGAGGCCGTGAAAGAGCTGTTTGCCAGCGCGCCGGCGTAGAAATTTTTCACCGCGGAGAGGCAGCAGATTGATTAGGAAGGCAGGAAGTTAGGAATCCAGGAACGGTCAATCGGTAACAAAAAAGTTCCTGCCTTCTTGGTTTCCTTATAAATTTTTTCTTCTCTGCGTCTCCGCGTCTCTGCGGTTCAATCTGATTTGCTATTTCTTCAAGTGGCCCTCTGCTTCAGCAAATCGCGGATTTCGGCCAACAATTCCTGATCTTTGGTCGGCGGTGGCGGTGCGGCGGCGGCTTGTTCTTTGGAGCGCGTGATCCAGCTCATCAGCTTCTTCAGAAAAATGAACACCACGAAGGCGACAATGATGAAATTCAGCAAGTCGGCCAAAAACCTACCGTAGTGAATCGCCTTCTCGACGGGTTTCCCGTCGACCATTTGCGTCGATAAAATCCACTTCAAATCTTCATAACTCGTAGCGTTAGGAATCGCCAGGGATACCACCGGCATGATAATGTTGTCAACCAGCGATTTCACAATGGTCCCAAACGCCGCCCCAATAATCACGCCAATCGCCAGATCGATCATGCTCCCTTTGAACGCGAAGGCTTTGAACTCTTCCAACAACCCGCCCACTTTTTTGGCCGGTTCAAACGATTCGAGTTTGTTTACAAGTGCCATAACCATGAGCCTTTGCACAACAGATGGTTTAGAATTCAAGCCGCAAATGAACGCGAAAGAACGCAAATATAAACGAAAGGTAATTTAAAAAACATTCGATGCCAAACGTGATTTTTGGTCCACGTGTTTCCGAATTCGCGTTCATCTGCGTTCATTCGCGGCCAATTCTGCCGGCTCTTGTCGAGTTCACTTCGCCGGTGTGTAAAACTTCACGCACACCGGATTGGCCACTTCCACCTGGTCGCCCGTCGGCTCTAGTTTGCCGGTGGCCGGGTCGATGTGGAAGATGCAAATGTTTTTGCTGTTTTGGTGGGCCGCCACCAGCCATGTGCCCGTGGGGTCGATGGCGAAATTCCGCGGGGTTTTTCCGCCGCTAGGCACTTCGCCCAGTGACGTTAGCTTGCCCGTGGCCGGGTCGACGGCAAACATGGCGATGGTGTCGTGCCCGCGGTTGGAGCCGTACAGGTATTTGCCGTCGGGCGTCAGTTGCACTTCGGCCGTGGTGTTGCCGGGCATAACCATACCGTCGGGCAGCGTGCTAATGGTTTGAATTTCGGAAAGCGTGCCTTTGGCGGCGTCCCAATTAAAGGCTGTGATGGTGGACCCCATCTCGTTAATCACGTAGGCGATTTTGCCATTTGGATGAAACGTGAAATGCCGCGGCCCGGCTCCGGGCGCAACCGACACGGTGGGCGGATCGTTCGGCGTGAGCGAGCCGTCGGTCCCCAGACGATACACGAAAATTTTATCGAGCCCCAAATCGCACACGATGGCAAACTGATTCGTGGGATCCATGTTTGCCGAGTGCGCGTGCGGCCCTTCTTGCCGCTTCGGATTCGGCCCGGAACCTGCGTGCTGATCGAAAGCGCTGGCCGGGCTGAGCGAACCGTCGGCATCGATCGGCAGCACCGCCACGCTTCCGCTGTTGTAATTCGTCGTCAGCGCGAACTTGCCCGCGTGATCGACCGACACATGGCACGGCCCCTGCCCGCGCGACGACTGTTGATTCAAGAGCCTTAGCTTCCCCGTGGCCGGATCGATGGCAAACGCGTTGATCGCTCCCGCCTTTTTACCGTCGTCGCCCGACACTTCGCTCACCGAGTACAAAAACTTGCCCGACGGATGCAGCGCCACAAACGACGGATTCACCGCCTCGCCGGCCAGTTCCGGTTTCGTCGGTTTGCCAGTCGCCAGGTCAAGATCGAATTGATAAATGCCGTCGCTCCCGTGGCCGGTGTATGTGCCCACGTATACCCGCACCGTGCCGGTGGGCGCGGCAATGGTCGCAGCCAGCGCTGGCTTGGCCTGCGAACTCATGCCGCAGACGACAAACAAAATGACAGACGCCAGAGAAACGTGGGGGAATACATAACGAGTTTTGCGCATGGAATGTGAACGGCCTCCCGATGTGTGCGTGGTACTGCGGTGTGCCCGTGTCCATGGGCCGATTTCCGTTGAACCGTGAAAACCATTTGAACCTCCGGCCGGGCCAAACTCAAGTTGCCCGACACTGGATTCTGGAAGCCCGCTTGGCCGGCGGCTGGGGGTCGAAAACGAGGGCCGCGGCCACGGTGAAAGCAAGCGGAGGGAGCCCCTATTCCCTGGGTTTCCGGCCAAAATCCCGGTTTTTTTCCAGGGTCTGTAACAAACCCGGCGGCTCTACGCTGTACATGGGTAGAAAGGAAGGTGGATCATGCCAGATGGAACCCGAAATCGCCGCTTTTCAACGAACGCCGCCAAACGTCAGTGGTACGCCAAACATCGCTCCATCCGCTTCTCTCGCCGGTTTGGCTTGGCCATTCGGTAGACAGCATGCAGCGGACGCCAGCAGAAAACCTAGACGCCGTTTTCACGAATGGTCAATAACTCGTGCCCGACTCTGCTCGGAAGTATCCCCTGGCTGCAAGCTGCTAGCCGCCAGCAGCAGGTGCGAATCAAAAACACGTCGCCGCGAATTCATTTCGATCACACTCTCCCCCCCCAGCTGCTAGCGGTTCCATCAGCCGTCATTCTTCACTTAATCGATTCGATCGGCCCAAATCCCCAAATTGGTTGCCGTTCCGAAGACCGGATTGAAAAAAATTCTTCAAGATTGGTCACGGCATTTGATGTGCATTCCTTGCCTTCGGAGTGTTCCAGTGACATACTTTCTTAAGCGGTACGCCGTGCAATTTCGCTCTTCTTTTTGCAGTCGATTCAGTTTGCAGTTGGTGCTGTAAACACCTGCAATACACATTTCGATCAACAGATTATGTTTAGGAGGTTCCGATGAAACGAGTTTTATCTGCCTTGCTTGCGGTAGCGGTTATGGGTGTCGCAACGGCCGCGCAGGCGCAATGCGGCTGCAGTGCGCCGGCAGTCGCTGCGCCGGTGACGACCACGTATTATGCGCCGAGCGTTGTGCCCAGCACTTCGGCCTCGGTTGTGACCGGCTCGCCGATGCCGAGCACGGTGACCTCGTATTATCCGACGACGGCCGTGTCCGAACCGGTGGTCACCACCGCCTATTACGCGCCGGCTCCGGTCACCACGTACTACGCACCGGCGCCCGTTACCACGTATTACGCTCCGGCTCCGGTCACCTCGTATTACGCCCCCGCTCCGGTAACCGCGTATTATGCCCCGACTTACTACGCTCCGGCCTACTACGGCGGTCCTGTGTATTACCGCGGGTTGTTTGGCCGCGTGCGAGTCGCCTACTAAAGCAAATCGTGCGCGGAATCATCCGCGTGTAGCGTTCTCTTATGTAACAAACGCAAACGAGGCCCTGGCGAAAACCAGGGCCTCGTTTTATTTTGGTGGGGCACACGGCCGTGGATTAAGTGACTTCTTATTCTGGAATTGCTTTGCCTTCAGGTCCCCAACGCCGAAGCATCAAACTCTTACTTCCTGAACCACGAACCCTGAATCATGTCACGCTTTCTCGTCGCCATCACCGATTTCATCACGGGCTCGCTCGCGCCCGAAGAAAAAATCCTGGGCGATATTGCCGACATCGTCGCCCTTAACGGATTTCACGAGAACGAAATTGTCGACCGCCTGGAAAACGCCGACGCCATGATGGTCTGGCACAATCTCTCGATCACGCGCCCGACTTTGGAGCGATTGAAACACTGCAAATTGATCGTCCGCTGCGGCGTCGGCATCGACAACGTGGACTACAAGTTCGCTCGCACCCGCGGCATTACCATGTGCAACGTGCCTGACTACGGCACCGAAGACGTGGCCGACAGCGCCATCGGCATGGCCCTATCGCTCACCCGGGGCATTCATCGCCAAAACTCTCAATTGCGTGCCGGCTTAGGCGAGTGGCTCTACACCCAGGCGGCGCCCCTGCAACGGCTCCGCGGAAAAGTGTTCGCGATTGTCGGCTTTGGCCGCATTGGCACCGCCGTGGCCCTGCGGGCCAAAGCCTTGGGTATGGACGTGGTGTTTTACGATCCGTTTTTGCCCGACGGCAACGATAAATCGATCGGCGTGCGCCGGGCCGAAACGCTGGAGGAACTGTTGCGGCAAGCGTACATCGTCAGCTTGCACTGCCCGCTGAACGACGAATCGCGGCATTGCATCAACGCCCAATCGCTGGCGTGGTTGCCGCAGGGTTCATATTTGGTGAACACTTCGCGCGGGGCGGTGGTCGATACGTCGGCCATTCCCTCCGCCATCGCCAGCGGACATTTGGCCGGTGCGGCGCTGGATGTGTTGCCGCAGGAGCCCCCCGCCGAAGATGATCCCGTCATCCGCGCCTGGCGCGATCCTAAGCATCCGGCCCATCATCGGCTGATCGTGAATCCGCACGCGGCCTTTTATACCGAGCAGGGTTTTAACGACATGCGCACCAAAGGCGCCGCGGCCATTCGCCTGGCCCTGACCGGCCAGCGCCTGCGAAACGTGGTGAATTGAGGGGGATTACCCAGATAAAGCCGCGACCGTTGGTCGCGCTGCAGCGCCACACGACGCCGTTAACCGCTTGCGGTTTAGCAATACATGGAAAATCTCACTCCCAACTCTTGACGACATTTGTAGACTTTGCTACCATGCGTCTACATAAGTAGTCACTCGGCGAAAATCCTCGCGATTTCATCATTCGTCATTATCTGGAGCACACCATGCCTCGGATGCCCGGCAAACTTGGTCACGCGGAATTGGAAATTCTGCAAATTGTGCAAGAACATCAGCCCGTCACGGTTGGCGATGTCGCCCGGCAGGTGGCGGCCGACACCGGCAAAGCCCGCACCACCGTGGCCACCATGGTGGGCCGGCTGCTACGCAAAGGCTTTCTCACCCGCAAAAAAGTGGACGGCAAATTTCATTATTCGGCCCGACTCAGTAAAACCGAACTCGATCGCGGCCTCGTGCAGCGATTTGTGCAGCGCACGCTGGGAGGCTCGCTGTCGCCGTTTGTGGCGTACTTGGTGGAAAAGCCAGACGATCTCACAGCGGCCGAAGTGAAACGATTGAAGCAATTGCTCCGCGAACTGCGGTCCATTCCCTCTCACGCCGCTCAGGAGAAATCCGCATGAACTCCTGGATTGAATCGCTGAATGCCTCCGCCGCCGCTTGGGCACCGTGGCTGTGGCGAATTTGCTGGCAAGGCGCGCTGGTGATTGCCGTCGCCTGGCTCATCACGCTCCTGTTGCGAAACCGTTCGGCCCGCTTGCGTTCCTGGATTTGGCGCTTGGCGTATGTGAAGCTACTGGTGCTGCTGGTGTGGACGAACCCTGTGAATTTGCCTCTGTTGCCGGCGGCTGGCAGTGGTCAGGGGCCAGTGGTCAGTGATCAGCAGCATCAGGTCGCGACTGATGATGATCCATCGTCACATAAAGCCGCGACCGATGGTCGCGCCGCACTGCCAATCGACGTCGCCAACCGCTTGCAGCTTAACGATGAACCGTCGTCTAGCCGCAATTTGTCGTCGACGGCCACTGCTGTAATTGCCACCAACACTGTCCAACCCACCATTCCCGCCGCGCGATTAACCCTCTCGTCATGTCTCTTGCTCGCTTGGCTTTTGGGCCTGGCATTGATTGTCGGCCGGTTGGCCTGGGAAACCTGGCTCGTTCTGCGGCTGCGCCGATCGGCTCGTACAGTGCATTCACCGCAATTGGAAGCACTCCTCGACCAAGTTCGCCAGCAATTGAGTTTGCGCTGCACGGTGCAGCTCGCCGAAAGCGCCTTCGCCCAAGGGCCACTACTCGTGAAATTTTTCAAGCCCTGCGTCATTTTCCCCTCGGGCATGCTGAAAACTTCTCCCTCTCCCTTGACGGGAGAGGGTCGGGGTGAAGGTGATGAACCCGCTGTGGAACCTCTTACCCTCGACGAAATCCGCCTCATCCTCGCCCACGAACTAGCTCATCTCAAACGACACGACCTCGCCTGGAACGCGCTGGCCGCCATTTCGCACGTGCTCCTCTATTTTCATCCGGCCGTGTGGCTAGCCAGTCGCCGCTCGCGGCAGGAACAGGAATTATCCTGCGACGAGCTGGTCGTGCTGCAAATGCAAGTTGCCGCCATCGATTATGGCCTGACCCTTATCAAAATCGTTCAGCAAATCCGACCCACGTTCCGCACCGGTTTGGTGGCCGTGGGCATGTCCGGCTCGTTCAAAACTCTTTCACGGAGAATCGAGGCCATGAAACACATCGAAATATTTTCCCGTCGCCAAATGCTGCTGGCCAGTTTCATCATGGCCACGCTCGGTGTAATTGCAATAGTCCCTTGGCGGCTTACCCAAGCCGATCCCGGCGCGCCGGGATCGTCGTCAACCAGTGATGCATCCCCTCATAAAGCCGCGACCGCTGGTCGCGCTGAAGTGCTACAGGACACTGCCAACCGCCTGCGGCTTAGCGACTGGTCGCAAGCCACACCTGCGGGCAAGTCGCCCGCCGAGCCGTCGTCCGGCGCGCCCGAATCAGCCGGCATGGCTGACCCGTTCTCCGGCGGCCCCGGCGGCGGCGCGCCCGGAGCGGTTGGAGCGGCCGGAATGGCTCCCAACCCGCCAAATGCGCTATCCGAGGAAGCATTGGCGAAAATCAAGAATCAGCTTGTCGGCCGCTGGCGAAATACCGCCGGCAAAGAGCTTGAATTTCTCAAGGACGGAGGCTTTGAAGATTTGGGCGCGAAAGTACGCATTTTCGAGGTCAGCGACTCTCAAAACGGCCAACGGCATTGGGTCACCAAGTATCATCGTGGCCGGGGCCATTGGACCATCGGCCCCGACGGCTCGCTGCAAATCATTTACGACGAGCAAAATGTCTGGAACGCCGATTTTGGGCTGAGCAATGTCCAGGGCTTGGAAACACCGTCAACGTACATTTACGAAATTGTCCGCCTCGATGACTCGTTCCTTCGCCTCAGAAATAATCAAAGCAAGGATACTCTGTTTTTCCATCGTGTCGACGAGAAATCGGAAGCAGAGCAGCTAGCCGATGTGCCGGCGGAATTACGCCCACTGTTGGCCGTGGCCCAATTCACTCCCGACGAAGCCAAGCAATTGTTGTCACTGTTCGAGGCCCAGCAAATCGATCCCGCCGCGCTGAAGACCATTGGCCGGGTGCTGCAGGCCTATCGTCACCAAATCGATCTCAAAGATCTTTTCGGCATGACCCCCGACGAAGCGAACGCATTCAAAGAATTGTTAAGCGAGTCGAACTACCGACTCGACGCGCACGACCTGTTCAAGCTGGCCGATGCCGGGCAGCTTTCGCCTGTGGAACAAAGCGGCATTGCCAAACTGAAAGCCGTCGACGCCGCCTTCGACGCGATGGTCGATCCGAATAAACTAGGTTTTGACATACCACTCGGAAACGCGCTCATGGAATTACAATTCCTACGAGGCCGACTCGATCGCGCCGGCGGTGTCCGAAGAACAATGGGCCGAAACCCTGAGTTAACCGACTCCCAGCGAGCCGCTTTGATCAAACTGCTAAAAACCGTGGAAGAATTGGACGAATGGCTGCAATATGCCGTGTTCCAAGCACAGTAACCCGCCGCCGCTGCCTGGCCTCTAAAACTTGACACGCAGTGGCGGAGCTAAATTTGAAAGAATGGCGCCGAGGACTCGGCCGCCGAGAGCCTCTGGGTCGAATGACGGCCTCGACCCCGGCCTCCTTGAGGTGTTGCTAGCAAAGTGCATTACTACCCGAGAAAAGCCGCTTATCGCCATCGGCCCTGTGGCAGTGTAAATTAGATGGATGAGAGTGCCTTGTCGAAATCTGTTTTTCCCGCGGTGGGTCCATGGCTGGCCGGCGGCGTTGATCGTTGGCTGCCTGTACTATTTGCACAGCTCGCCGGGGGCGGCGGCGGTGGCCATTATTAGCAATCGCACGACGGAGGAAATTAAATTTTCTGTCGTGTCGGCCGGCGGCGAGACGGAGCGTGCCCACTCCACTGCCCAGCCCGCGCAGTACAAACTTGCCTCGGGCGAATTAATCCCGGTGCCCCTGGCGCGCGGCGTCGGCGCCAAATTGGTATCCAACGGCATCGACTGCCCGATTCAGGCCGATGCCGCCTATTATTTTGCCGAATTGCCTTCCGGTAAAATCGATTTGGATCAGATCGGCATCGGCGACATGCCCCAGGCCGATCCCAGGGCCGATTTGCCGATTCTTCGACCTAATCAATCGCCGGAAGCGGAAGAAGCCGCCCGCACTATCACCGTCAAAATTTTTGTCGACGAAAAAGAACCGTCCAAGCCGGAGGTTTGGCAGCGGCGATTGCGAGACCGGGTGGCCGCCGCCTCCGACATTTTGGAGCGCACCTGCGGCATGCGGCTCAAAGTAATCGCCGCCGGCACCTGGGACAGCGACAGCAACATCACCAAATTCGAAGAGGCGGTCGATGAGTTCAATCGCAAGGCAGATCCGGACGAGGCCCGTGTGGCGATCGGCTTCACCAGCCAGTTTCAAATCACCCGGGGCCGCACGCATTTGGGCGGCACGCAAGGACCGCTGAACCGACACATTCTATTGCGTGAATGGTCGCAATACGTGACCGAGCCGGAGCGGTTGGAACTGCTGGTACACGAGCTGGGGCACTTTTTGGGGGCCGTGCATAGTCCGGAACCCGACAGCGTGATGCGGCCGATTTTGGGCGACAAGCAAGCCCGGGCTCGAAAATTTCAAATTCATTTCGATCCGCTCAATGCGTTGGCGATGAATTTAGTGGCCGAACAGTGGCAACAGCATCCGCCGCTGCACAGTTACGGCGAATTATCGCCGCAAACCCAAGCTCGACTGAGCGTCATTTATTCCGCCATTGCCGAGGCGCTTCCCACCGACCCTGCGGCGGCGCAGTATTTGCGCATTTTGGGCCGCACGGTGGGACCGCCGATCACGATCGGCTCGCAGTGAAAGATTTTACCACGCAGACGCACAGAGAAGGCAAATGTTTTATAAGGAGTCCAGGAAGACAGGAATTAGACAACAGTGCGCATTACTGATTTTTTTGGACTAGTATGATAATTCCTGCTTTCTTGGCTTCCTTATAAATTTCTTCGTTCTTCTCTGTGTCTCCGCGTCTCCGCGGTTCAGAATGAATTACTCCAACTTTTCGTTGCGAATTTTTTCAGCGGCCTCGGCCCGGTAGCGGCGGAGTTTTTCCCGCAGTTCCGGCTGCTTGCCGGCCAGAATCGCCACTGCCAAGAGGGCGGCATTCGTCGCTCCAGCCTTGCCAATGGCCAGCGTACCCACAGGAATTCCGGCGGGCATTTGCACGGTGGACAGCAGCGAATCAAGCCCTTTCAGCGCCGCGCTTTCCATCGGCACGCCCAATACCGGCAGCAACGTGTGGGCAGCGGTCACGCCGGCCAGGTGCGCTGCGCCGCCTGCGGCAGCAATCAGCACTTCCACACCGTTCGCTTCGGCGTGGGACACGTAGTCGCTGACCAGATCGGGCGTGCGATGAGCCGACATCACGCGGCTTTCGTGCGGCACGCCGAGCCGGGTGAGCGTTTCGGAAGCGGCGCGCATCACCTCCCAATCCGATTTGCTCCCCATGATAATGCCCACCAGCGGTTTTTCCGAAGTGCCCATGTTTCGCGTCCGTCGGATAGTAATTGCTCAGGGAAGAGTGCAGAATGCAAAGGGCCGCCGAATGAGCGCGGTCCTGCATCGTTTCCTAGTTTCAGCGATTGCCGGAAAATGTTCAATCCCCGGAAAACCACGGTGCACCGAGTCTCGGCAGAGCAGCCCGAAGCGGCCATCATTGCCGAAGCGGCGGCAGTGTTGCAGCGTGGCGGGTTAGTGGCCTTTCCAACGGAAACCGTTTACGGATTGGGAGCCAGCGCCCTGGATGCAAATGCCGTCGAACAAATTTTTGCGGCGAAGGGCCGGCCGCCGAATAATCCCGTCATTGTGCATGTGGCCGATGCGACGGCAGCAGAACGATTAACGAGCAAATGGTCCGATGTCGCGGCCCGATTGGCTGCACGGTTTTGGCCCGGTCCGTTGACGCTGGTTCTTCCCAAACGGCCCGAAGTGCCCGATATGGTCACGGCTGGCGGGCCAACCGTGGGATTGCGTGTGCCGGCACATCCGGTGGCGCTGGCGCTGCTCAAAGCGGCGGATATTCCGATCGCCGCCCCCAGCGCCAACCGCTCGACGCGCATTTCTCCCACCACAGCGGTACATGTATTACAGGGATTAGATGGCCGGGTGGATTTGATCCTGGATGGCGGGCCAACGCCTCGCGGCTTGGAATCGACCGTGCTGGATCTAACCGTCGATCCGCCCCGAGTGTTGCGGCCGGGCTTGGTGACGTTAGAACAGTTGCGGACAGTCATCGGCGAAGCGGCGATTGGAGATCGCTCCACTGCATGCCGACAACCGTCAGTGCTCTCGCCGACCGAGCCGTTGCGGTCGCCGGGAATGCTGGCGCGGCATTATGCACCGCGGGCCAAAGTGGTGTGTGTCGAAGCGGGAAATGAATCGGTCATTAGCAAATTGCTCGCGGAAAGCAATGGCGTGGGTTGGTTGCGGTTGGAACAACTGCCAGCAACACAAATCAGTGGTGTGGGCCGGATCAAAGCCGTGATCGACATGCCGCGCGATCCGGCCGGTTATGCCGCCCGGTTGTATGCCGCGCTGCATGAATTGGATGACGCGGGAGTAGAGTACATCGTGGTTGATTTACCGCCGACGGACGATACGTGGCTGGCGATTCACGATCGCTTGCGCCGAGCCGCACAAACAGAATGACCGTCGGTCGCGTTTCAACGATTAACTTTGAGGGTGGAGGACAGCATGCGTGCATTACTCACCGGCGCCACGGGGTTCATCGGGCAGCATTTGCTGAAGCGGTTGGATCGTCCCGTGGTGTTAAGCCGCAATGCCGACAAGGCGCGGCAAGCGCTGGCGAAGTTCAACGTGCAGACGTATTCGTGGAATCCGTTGGCGGGGCCGCCTCCGCTGGAGGCGTTTGAAGGAGTCGATGCGGTGTTTCATTTGGCGGGCGAATCGGTGGCCAGCGGGCGCTGGACCGCAGAGAAAAAAAGGCTGATTCGAGAAAGCCGTGAATTGGGAACGCGCCACTTCGTGCAAACGCTGCAGCAATTGAAGAACCGGCCGCGGGTGTTGGTTTCGGCCTCGGCCACGGGTTGGTATGGCGATCGGGGGGACGAAGTATTGGAGGAATCGGCTCCGCCGGCCGACGATTTTCTTGGGGAAGTGTGCGTCGCCTGGGAGCGCGAGGCCCAGAAGGCGACAGAGTTGGGCGTGCGCGTGGCTTGCATTCGCACCGGCATTGCCTTGGGGTTGGACGGAGGCGCGCTGAAGCAATTGCTGCCGCCGTTTCGTTTCGGGTTGGGGGGCCCGTTGGGCAGCGGCAAACAATGGATGCCCTGGATTCACGTGGGCGATTTGGCGGCCTTGTTCCTGCACGCGGCGGAACGGTCCGCCGTTACAGGCCCGATCAATGCCGCGGCGCCCAACGCAGTGACTAACAAGCAGTTCACCAAAGCGCTGGGGGCGGCTGTGCATCGACCGGCGATTTTGCCTGTCCCTTATTACGCGCTGCGGCTGGCGCTGGGCGAATTCGCGCAAGTGCTTTTCGATTCCCAGCGAGTGATTCCCCGTGCCGCGCAGGCCAGCGGATTCCAGTTTAGCTACCCGGAAATCGGTCCCGCACTCGATGCAATTGTTTCCGTCGCTTGAGAAATTAATTCTCTTGCTTCTTCAGCAAACCGCGGGTTTTCAACCAATCTGCCAGGCGGTCTTTCCACGTGCTTAACACCGGATCGTTGGGAGCCAGGCCCACGCCATGCGCGCCTTGCTGGTAAATATGCAGCTCTGCGGGCACTTTGGCCTTGCGCAGGGCCAAGTAAAACTGCACGCTGTTTTCGGCCGGAACGGCGGTGTCGGCATTGGTGCAAAACAAGAAGGTCGGCGGTGTGTCGCTGGTGACTTGCGTTTCGTTGGAAAGATTTTGCACCAGGTCTGGATCGGGGTTGTCGCCCAGCAGGCTCTTTTTCGAACTGGCGTGCGTGTAGTCCGATTTCATGGTGATTACGGCGTAGCACAGCACCAAAAAATCGGGCCGGCAACCGGCGCGCTCAACGGGGTCTTCGGCCTGTGGATTGCCGCTGTCGAAATGAGTGCCGACGGTGGACGCCAAGTGGCCGCCGGCGGAAAATCCCATGATGCCGATCCGCGCCGGGTCAATCTTCCACGTGGC
The Pirellulales bacterium DNA segment above includes these coding regions:
- a CDS encoding C-terminal binding protein — translated: MSRFLVAITDFITGSLAPEEKILGDIADIVALNGFHENEIVDRLENADAMMVWHNLSITRPTLERLKHCKLIVRCGVGIDNVDYKFARTRGITMCNVPDYGTEDVADSAIGMALSLTRGIHRQNSQLRAGLGEWLYTQAAPLQRLRGKVFAIVGFGRIGTAVALRAKALGMDVVFYDPFLPDGNDKSIGVRRAETLEELLRQAYIVSLHCPLNDESRHCINAQSLAWLPQGSYLVNTSRGAVVDTSAIPSAIASGHLAGAALDVLPQEPPAEDDPVIRAWRDPKHPAHHRLIVNPHAAFYTEQGFNDMRTKGAAAIRLALTGQRLRNVVN
- a CDS encoding BlaI/MecI/CopY family transcriptional regulator, which gives rise to MPRMPGKLGHAELEILQIVQEHQPVTVGDVARQVAADTGKARTTVATMVGRLLRKGFLTRKKVDGKFHYSARLSKTELDRGLVQRFVQRTLGGSLSPFVAYLVEKPDDLTAAEVKRLKQLLRELRSIPSHAAQEKSA
- the mscL gene encoding large-conductance mechanosensitive channel protein MscL, whose protein sequence is MALVNKLESFEPAKKVGGLLEEFKAFAFKGSMIDLAIGVIIGAAFGTIVKSLVDNIIMPVVSLAIPNATSYEDLKWILSTQMVDGKPVEKAIHYGRFLADLLNFIIVAFVVFIFLKKLMSWITRSKEQAAAAPPPPTKDQELLAEIRDLLKQRAT
- a CDS encoding DUF1501 domain-containing protein — protein: MSSSNRRNFLKTASAVTLSALAAGEPRFWARAESTSAHADADAAENPKPTADTLILLWMAGGMAAPETFDPKKYAPFEVGLPVEKIMSTFPAIDTAVDNIKICEGMEHIAGVLDRATLVRSAVLPDLGHILHSRHQFHWHTGYVPPQTVASPHIGAWIAKVLGPKNPAVPAFIDIGQRLEGIGEKEELKAFHTAGFLGTEFGPFALPFPDQAADSVRPPKGMTPERFQARYAKYQELVQQSPLGEFGSAYQQESMLRSMENAHRLLSSSDAKAFDLTLEPKESFDKYNTSRFGLGCLLARRLTEAGARFIEVTTEYVPFKNWDTHENGHATTEQMKKDVDRPIAQLILDLEQRGLLDRTLVVMASEFSRDMMIEGVPGSTARDQSRAKTDFLKMPIHYGLHRHFTGSSSVVMWGGGMKRGFLYGETAEERPCLVTDKAKEVSVSDLHATLLTAMGISPRTAFEIEKRPFYVTKDGKGEAVKELFASAPA
- a CDS encoding lactonase family protein codes for the protein MRKTRYVFPHVSLASVILFVVCGMSSQAKPALAATIAAPTGTVRVYVGTYTGHGSDGIYQFDLDLATGKPTKPELAGEAVNPSFVALHPSGKFLYSVSEVSGDDGKKAGAINAFAIDPATGKLRLLNQQSSRGQGPCHVSVDHAGKFALTTNYNSGSVAVLPIDADGSLSPASAFDQHAGSGPNPKRQEGPHAHSANMDPTNQFAIVCDLGLDKIFVYRLGTDGSLTPNDPPTVSVAPGAGPRHFTFHPNGKIAYVINEMGSTITAFNWDAAKGTLSEIQTISTLPDGMVMPGNTTAEVQLTPDGKYLYGSNRGHDTIAMFAVDPATGKLTSLGEVPSGGKTPRNFAIDPTGTWLVAAHQNSKNICIFHIDPATGKLEPTGDQVEVANPVCVKFYTPAK